In one window of Meiothermus sp. DNA:
- a CDS encoding lysoplasmalogenase, producing the protein MNEWSGLWLGWGGFSLLGLLWAEWQRWPALRASFKVLCSLGFLFFALSLGLASLFAQLVFAGLLLSAVGDMLLLFRSNRVFLAGLVAFLLAHLAYVGAFVQVGSPGLGGLLLVLLGGYFWLRWLWPHLAGWRGPVLAYGLVISLMLWVGLGVPKPQVWLGALLFYLSDLFVARERFVVQEPLNPLLGLPLYYVAQYLLAGAVR; encoded by the coding sequence ATGAATGAATGGAGTGGGCTCTGGCTGGGATGGGGCGGTTTCAGTCTGCTGGGCCTGCTCTGGGCGGAGTGGCAGCGGTGGCCTGCTTTGCGGGCTTCCTTCAAGGTGCTCTGCTCGCTGGGGTTCTTGTTCTTCGCTCTCAGCCTGGGCCTGGCAAGTTTGTTCGCACAGCTTGTTTTTGCAGGATTGCTGCTTTCGGCGGTCGGAGACATGCTTCTGCTCTTCAGGTCGAACCGGGTCTTTCTGGCCGGTCTGGTGGCTTTTTTGCTGGCCCATCTGGCCTATGTGGGGGCCTTTGTGCAGGTGGGTTCACCGGGCCTGGGGGGCTTGCTGCTGGTCTTGTTGGGGGGGTATTTCTGGCTGCGCTGGCTGTGGCCGCATCTGGCGGGCTGGCGGGGGCCGGTGCTGGCCTACGGCCTGGTCATCAGCCTGATGCTCTGGGTGGGCCTGGGGGTGCCAAAGCCCCAGGTCTGGCTGGGGGCGCTGCTTTTTTACCTGTCCGACCTGTTTGTGGCCCGGGAGCGCTTTGTGGTGCAAGAACCCCTGAACCCCTTGCTGGGGCTACCGCTGTACTACGT
- a CDS encoding DUF1175 family protein, translated as MQAANMWWVGRRLGWVALGLCGLALAAPLGPAWPNLADLDQDGYPDIAEFHGAAEREAFLEWFAAIAEAQFTAPSPAWLPQEQDCAGLLRFAFFEALKPKTTAWFQKFPYLPRVQTPPLSAYPLPQIGRAVFRIEPGAYRPDDVQAGRLVSWASAVYLMRYSSVLLGRTPDKARRGDLLFFVRPLAKGSAYHSMVYLGNGLVVYHTGYAPSQGGEVRLVSLQTLNLHPQKYWHPRPENPYFLGFYRWKIVH; from the coding sequence ATGCAAGCGGCCAACATGTGGTGGGTGGGGCGACGCCTGGGGTGGGTGGCTTTGGGGCTTTGTGGCTTGGCGCTGGCCGCGCCCCTCGGCCCAGCCTGGCCCAACCTGGCCGACCTCGACCAGGACGGCTATCCCGACATTGCCGAGTTCCACGGTGCCGCCGAGCGCGAGGCGTTTTTGGAGTGGTTTGCCGCCATTGCCGAGGCCCAGTTCACCGCCCCCTCGCCCGCCTGGCTACCCCAGGAGCAGGACTGCGCCGGCCTGCTTCGCTTTGCCTTTTTCGAGGCCCTGAAGCCCAAGACGACGGCCTGGTTCCAGAAGTTTCCCTACCTGCCCAGGGTACAGACCCCGCCCCTGAGCGCCTACCCCTTGCCGCAGATTGGCCGGGCGGTCTTCCGCATCGAACCGGGGGCCTACCGCCCCGACGATGTGCAGGCAGGCCGCCTGGTTAGCTGGGCCAGCGCCGTGTACCTGATGCGGTACTCGAGCGTCCTGCTGGGCCGCACCCCGGACAAGGCCCGGCGCGGCGACCTCTTGTTTTTCGTGCGCCCGCTGGCCAAGGGCTCGGCTTACCACAGCATGGTCTACCTGGGGAACGGCCTGGTGGTCTACCACACCGGCTATGCCCCCTCCCAGGGCGGAGAAGTGCGGCTGGTGAGCCTGCAAACCCTGAACCTGCACCCCCAGAAATACTGGCATCCCAGGCCCGAGAACCCCTATTTTCTGGGGTTTTATCGTTGGAAAATCGTGCATTAG
- a CDS encoding alpha-2-macroglobulin, with protein sequence MRKYSQDWKRFWQAGMGLLGLVLIGLIPGSAQRQEPQLYGGGTFSPTQQVRVEYYLPGGGSSQVRVLRIGNPEKVVELGGPRGFERTRELDLTPVQSVPVFRTANRPYGEVNLGRLPEGLYLVQIGTPRPSSATLVLVTNLGLLVKSDPQRMLVYTASLSNGQPRTAQIFVSRDKRLVQQVRAEGGLAYFQSDLKSTENLFVAARSGTSWAFSSAYWQSWNQEQNRVYLITDRPVYRPGHTVFFKGTARSTSGLRPMAGQPVEVEVRDYDDNEVFSGRFTTDAYGSFSGQFRIGLDARLGGYTLVARLEDEEHAGEFEVQEFVKPEYRVTVEAAQKVAVQGEKARFVVKGEYLFGGPVSGGRVSYSILQRPYYRFAYVSSYGFYQNEGYEDTYEGKIIERGEGRLNAQGELVVEVPLKPGEEDYRLTLEAGVTDEAGREIGGTGFLTAYRAGVVLDIRTDQYAYQTNDTLTATVRAEDLEGNPVSVPFTVTASRAFWVRGQGEERERTLRLQGRTDARGQATVRLKLPKQGSYALTVEARDGAGRATQALDWVWVSDGSYWFWDYKSLRITVDKPEYRVGETARFVVQSPVSDGWALVNLEGERISRPEIVRFQGSTFTYELKLTPEMAPNGYLSVTVLGKDAYYTEVAGFLLPPSEKFLNVAIAADKATYKPGETATYRLKVADPQGRPVKSQVTVGLVDEAIYLVRPEKAPDIRGFFWGLKSNVVGTQTAGGYYFGNVAPAYSTAARAPMDKAVFGQSKESLAQPRVREDFRDTILWLPSVETNEQGEATVEARFPDNLTQWRLTARAISLSDTVGQATQTVTTTLPVIARLSTPRFLVRGDEATLRVIGQNNLAENQAGQLRLEATNISLLTPPTTLAQLPAGGRAATGYRVRADQSGTVTLQASALTPAASDALRTRLSIFPKGLKEELGWASQSGERWKFTLPPSTDLSQTQGKLYLHPSLAAAVTPALGYLAGYPYGCSEQTMSRFLPSVLAKQAGDFAQLPENLAANLDDFVAAGLKRLYDFQHEDGGWGFWQNDASSVYISSYVLSGLLQAQQAGYRVREDALRRGVQYLLKTLNRPDASTYAADAVAYAAYAFALAGPRYMPQGWQPGVLQAGRPLLNRTAFQSVQPLDLGYLQDYLTRRDLTPYGHALIVLAYQQNGNRTQAERALDGLLTKLTERERSAYWEVRAPRFAWNDDRLEATARGLEALAKLRPNHPAIAKIVNWLMQERKGARWISTKDTAAVVVAALALAKASGEQPGEQEVQVLVNGQTQTLRVPAKGAELALEGLRVGANEVEVISNNRLYLSGSVGYFEERAYLQPEAKGLRVARTYEKLTPRYDTKAERFVYDRSPLSGPLKVGELVVVTLTVRPEQGAVRYVVVEEPTPAGLAVVENDDSFRIAGVRSRFGDDYYGWNYWFDGREIRDRQVEFFFSYLSGPVTFTYVLRAETPGRFTALPTLAWMMYEPEVRGVGTVRQVQVRE encoded by the coding sequence ATGCGCAAATATTCGCAGGATTGGAAACGTTTTTGGCAGGCAGGAATGGGGTTGCTGGGGCTGGTATTGATCGGCTTGATACCGGGCTCGGCCCAGCGCCAGGAGCCGCAGCTATATGGGGGCGGCACCTTTAGTCCCACTCAGCAGGTGCGGGTGGAGTATTACCTGCCGGGGGGCGGCAGCAGCCAGGTTCGCGTCCTGCGGATTGGGAACCCCGAAAAGGTGGTGGAGCTGGGGGGGCCGCGCGGTTTTGAGCGTACCCGTGAACTGGACTTGACGCCGGTGCAGAGCGTGCCGGTATTTCGCACCGCAAACCGGCCCTATGGTGAGGTGAACCTGGGGCGCTTGCCCGAGGGGTTGTACCTGGTCCAGATTGGCACCCCACGCCCTAGCTCGGCTACGCTGGTGCTGGTCACCAACCTGGGGCTCCTGGTGAAGTCTGACCCGCAGAGAATGCTGGTCTACACCGCCAGCCTGAGCAATGGACAGCCCCGCACAGCGCAGATTTTTGTCTCCAGGGACAAGCGCCTCGTCCAGCAGGTGCGGGCCGAGGGTGGGCTGGCCTATTTCCAGAGCGACCTGAAGAGCACCGAAAACCTTTTTGTGGCCGCCCGCTCGGGCACTTCCTGGGCTTTCAGCAGCGCCTACTGGCAAAGCTGGAACCAGGAGCAAAACCGGGTTTATCTCATTACCGACCGCCCGGTCTACCGCCCCGGCCACACGGTGTTTTTCAAAGGGACGGCCCGCAGCACGAGCGGTCTCAGGCCGATGGCAGGCCAGCCGGTAGAGGTGGAAGTGCGCGACTACGACGATAACGAAGTGTTCTCAGGCCGCTTCACCACCGACGCCTACGGCAGCTTTAGCGGGCAGTTTCGCATCGGGCTGGACGCCCGACTGGGCGGATATACGCTGGTGGCCCGGCTGGAGGACGAAGAGCATGCGGGCGAGTTCGAGGTGCAGGAGTTTGTCAAGCCCGAGTACAGGGTAACGGTCGAAGCGGCCCAAAAGGTAGCGGTACAGGGGGAGAAAGCCCGCTTTGTGGTGAAAGGGGAGTACCTGTTCGGGGGGCCGGTCTCGGGTGGCAGGGTGAGCTACTCCATCCTTCAGCGACCCTACTATCGCTTTGCGTATGTCTCGAGCTACGGCTTCTACCAGAACGAGGGCTACGAAGATACCTACGAGGGCAAGATCATCGAGCGGGGTGAGGGCCGGCTCAATGCCCAGGGCGAGCTGGTGGTGGAGGTACCCCTCAAGCCGGGAGAGGAAGACTACCGCCTGACCCTCGAGGCCGGCGTGACCGACGAGGCCGGGCGGGAGATCGGCGGAACCGGCTTCCTGACCGCCTACCGCGCGGGGGTTGTGCTGGACATCCGCACCGACCAGTACGCCTACCAGACCAACGACACCCTGACCGCCACCGTGCGGGCCGAAGACCTAGAGGGCAACCCTGTCTCGGTGCCCTTTACCGTGACCGCCAGCCGCGCCTTCTGGGTGCGGGGCCAGGGCGAAGAGCGCGAGCGAACCCTGCGCCTGCAAGGCCGCACAGACGCCAGGGGCCAGGCCACGGTGCGCCTCAAACTGCCTAAACAAGGCTCCTATGCCCTTACGGTGGAGGCCCGCGACGGGGCCGGGCGGGCCACCCAGGCCCTGGACTGGGTCTGGGTCTCGGATGGTTCGTACTGGTTCTGGGACTATAAGAGCCTGAGGATTACCGTGGACAAGCCCGAGTACAGGGTGGGCGAGACGGCCCGCTTCGTGGTGCAGTCGCCGGTTTCGGACGGCTGGGCGCTGGTGAACCTGGAGGGCGAGCGCATCTCCAGGCCGGAAATTGTGCGGTTTCAGGGCTCCACTTTCACCTACGAACTCAAACTCACCCCAGAGATGGCCCCCAACGGCTACCTATCGGTTACGGTGCTGGGGAAAGACGCGTACTACACCGAAGTGGCGGGCTTCTTGCTCCCGCCCAGCGAAAAATTCCTGAACGTTGCCATCGCTGCCGACAAAGCCACCTACAAGCCCGGTGAGACCGCGACCTACCGGCTCAAGGTAGCCGACCCCCAGGGCCGCCCGGTGAAAAGCCAGGTGACGGTGGGGCTGGTAGACGAGGCCATCTACCTAGTGCGTCCCGAGAAAGCCCCGGACATACGCGGCTTCTTCTGGGGCTTGAAAAGCAATGTGGTGGGCACCCAGACCGCAGGGGGCTACTACTTTGGCAACGTGGCGCCTGCTTACAGCACGGCAGCCCGGGCTCCCATGGACAAGGCTGTCTTCGGGCAGTCCAAAGAGTCCCTGGCCCAGCCCAGGGTACGCGAAGACTTCCGCGATACCATCCTGTGGCTGCCCAGTGTGGAGACCAACGAACAGGGCGAGGCCACCGTGGAAGCTCGCTTTCCCGACAACCTGACCCAGTGGCGCCTGACCGCCAGGGCCATCTCGCTCTCGGATACCGTGGGGCAGGCCACCCAGACCGTCACCACCACCCTGCCGGTGATTGCCCGCCTCAGCACCCCGCGCTTCCTGGTTCGGGGCGACGAGGCCACCTTGCGGGTGATTGGACAGAACAACCTGGCAGAAAACCAGGCGGGCCAGCTGCGCCTCGAGGCCACCAACATCAGTCTGCTCACCCCCCCCACCACCCTGGCCCAGCTTCCCGCCGGAGGCCGGGCGGCTACCGGCTACCGGGTGCGGGCCGACCAGAGCGGTACCGTCACCCTGCAGGCCTCGGCCCTCACTCCCGCCGCTTCAGACGCCCTGCGCACCCGGCTCTCCATCTTCCCCAAAGGGCTCAAGGAAGAGCTGGGCTGGGCCTCTCAGTCGGGCGAGCGCTGGAAGTTTACCCTGCCGCCCAGCACCGACCTCAGCCAGACCCAGGGCAAACTCTATCTGCACCCCTCGCTGGCGGCTGCCGTCACCCCGGCCCTGGGGTATCTGGCCGGTTACCCCTACGGCTGCTCCGAGCAAACCATGAGCCGATTCCTGCCCAGCGTGCTGGCCAAGCAGGCAGGCGACTTCGCCCAGTTGCCTGAAAACCTGGCCGCGAACCTCGACGACTTTGTGGCCGCCGGGCTCAAGCGCCTCTACGACTTCCAGCACGAGGACGGCGGCTGGGGCTTCTGGCAAAACGACGCCTCCTCGGTCTATATCTCTTCGTATGTACTTTCGGGGCTGTTGCAGGCCCAGCAGGCCGGTTATCGGGTACGTGAAGACGCGCTCAGGAGGGGTGTACAGTACCTGCTCAAAACCCTGAACCGGCCCGACGCCAGCACCTACGCCGCCGACGCAGTGGCCTACGCCGCCTATGCCTTTGCCCTGGCCGGGCCCCGCTACATGCCCCAGGGCTGGCAACCGGGCGTATTACAAGCGGGTCGTCCCCTGCTCAATCGCACCGCTTTCCAGTCAGTCCAGCCTTTGGATTTGGGCTACCTGCAAGACTACCTGACCCGACGCGACCTCACCCCCTATGGCCATGCGCTAATCGTGCTGGCCTACCAGCAGAACGGCAATCGAACCCAGGCCGAGCGGGCCCTGGATGGTCTGCTGACCAAGCTGACCGAACGCGAGCGCAGCGCCTACTGGGAGGTGCGGGCCCCGCGCTTTGCCTGGAACGACGACCGCCTCGAGGCCACCGCCCGGGGTCTGGAAGCCCTGGCCAAACTGCGCCCAAACCATCCGGCCATCGCAAAAATTGTGAACTGGCTCATGCAAGAACGCAAAGGCGCCCGCTGGATCTCTACCAAGGACACCGCCGCCGTGGTGGTGGCTGCGCTGGCCCTGGCCAAAGCCTCCGGTGAGCAACCCGGCGAGCAGGAGGTGCAGGTCTTGGTCAACGGGCAAACCCAGACCCTGCGGGTTCCGGCCAAAGGCGCCGAGCTGGCCCTGGAAGGCTTGCGGGTGGGCGCAAACGAAGTAGAGGTTATTAGCAATAACCGGCTGTACCTGAGCGGCAGTGTGGGCTACTTCGAGGAGCGGGCCTACCTGCAACCCGAGGCCAAAGGCCTGCGGGTGGCCCGCACCTACGAGAAGCTCACCCCCCGCTACGACACCAAGGCCGAGCGCTTTGTCTACGACCGCAGCCCGCTCAGTGGCCCGCTCAAGGTGGGCGAGCTGGTGGTCGTGACCCTGACGGTGCGCCCCGAGCAAGGCGCGGTGCGCTACGTGGTGGTGGAGGAGCCTACCCCGGCAGGCCTGGCTGTGGTGGAAAACGACGACTCCTTCCGCATTGCCGGGGTGCGCTCGCGCTTTGGCGACGATTACTACGGCTGGAACTACTGGTTCGACGGGCGGGAGATCCGCGACCGGCAGGTGGAGTTCTTCTTTAGCTACTTGAGTGGCCCCGTGACCTTTACCTACGTCCTGCGGGCCGAGACCCCCGGCCGTTTCACTGCGCTACCGACCCTGGCCTGGATGATGTACGAGCCGGAGGTGCGGGGGGTGGGTACGGTGCGACAGGTGCAGGTAAGGGAGTAA
- a CDS encoding FAD-dependent oxidoreductase, whose product MANQFDANRPLRVAVIGSGPSGIYAAEALIKQSETPVSVDVFDRLPTPYGLVRYGVAPDHQTIKSVTKVMQKVLQDPRVRFWGNVEFGRDLTLGDLRRHYDAVVYTVGASSDRHLGVPGEDLPGSLSATEFVAWYNGHPDYQNLPLRLNMRGVAVVGMGNVAVDVTRILAKSADELRTTDIADHALPVLAQSQVTDIYMLGRRGPAQAKFTTKELRELGELHNADIVVRPEELELDEKSAASIAGEPALQKNLEILREFAARPLTGKPRRVHIRFLVSPVAILGEGRVQKIRLEKNRLDENLNAVGTGVFEELEVGMVLRSVGYKGVPLPEVPFDSRKGVIPNQAGRVLREGQVAPGEYTAGWIKRGPSGVIGTNKACATETVKLLLEDAPHLSLAPDPDPEAIPRLLRERGVHYVTLEHWLRLDAHETALGQTQGRPRVKVTSVEKMLEVVG is encoded by the coding sequence ATGGCAAACCAGTTCGACGCAAACCGACCCCTGCGGGTCGCGGTCATCGGTTCGGGGCCTTCGGGCATTTATGCTGCCGAAGCCCTGATCAAGCAGAGCGAAACCCCTGTCTCGGTAGATGTGTTTGACCGACTGCCCACCCCCTATGGGCTGGTGCGCTATGGGGTGGCCCCCGACCACCAGACCATCAAGTCGGTCACCAAGGTGATGCAGAAGGTGTTGCAAGACCCCCGGGTGCGCTTTTGGGGCAATGTCGAGTTTGGTCGCGACCTGACCCTGGGTGACCTGCGTCGGCATTACGATGCGGTGGTGTATACGGTGGGGGCCTCGAGCGACCGTCATCTGGGCGTCCCTGGTGAAGACCTGCCGGGGAGCCTCTCGGCCACCGAGTTTGTGGCCTGGTACAACGGCCACCCCGACTACCAGAACCTGCCCCTCCGCCTCAACATGCGCGGGGTAGCGGTGGTGGGGATGGGCAACGTGGCGGTGGATGTGACCCGCATCCTGGCCAAGTCGGCAGATGAATTGCGCACAACCGACATCGCCGATCACGCCCTGCCGGTGCTGGCCCAGAGCCAGGTCACCGACATCTACATGCTGGGCCGCCGGGGCCCGGCCCAGGCCAAGTTCACCACCAAGGAGCTACGCGAACTGGGCGAGTTGCACAACGCCGATATTGTGGTCAGGCCGGAGGAACTCGAGCTCGACGAAAAAAGTGCCGCCTCCATTGCGGGCGAACCTGCCCTTCAGAAGAACCTGGAAATTCTGCGAGAGTTTGCGGCCAGGCCGCTTACGGGCAAGCCCCGCCGGGTGCACATCCGCTTTTTGGTCTCGCCGGTGGCGATTCTGGGCGAGGGCCGGGTGCAGAAGATTCGCCTGGAGAAAAACCGTCTGGACGAAAACCTGAACGCGGTGGGTACGGGGGTGTTCGAGGAGCTCGAGGTGGGGATGGTGCTGCGCTCGGTGGGCTACAAGGGTGTGCCCCTGCCCGAGGTGCCCTTCGACAGCCGCAAAGGGGTTATCCCCAACCAGGCCGGGCGGGTGCTGCGCGAGGGCCAGGTGGCGCCAGGGGAATACACGGCGGGCTGGATCAAGCGTGGCCCCAGTGGGGTGATTGGTACCAACAAAGCCTGCGCTACCGAGACGGTAAAACTGTTGCTGGAGGATGCCCCCCACCTGTCGCTGGCCCCTGACCCCGACCCCGAGGCCATCCCACGGCTCCTCAGGGAGCGGGGGGTGCACTACGTAACCCTCGAGCACTGGCTGCGCCTGGACGCCCACGAAACCGCGCTGGGACAGACCCAGGGCCGGCCACGGGTCAAGGTGACCAGTGTGGAGAAGATGCTCGAGGTGGTGGGCTGA
- the nrdR gene encoding transcriptional regulator NrdR, translated as MNCPFCGNPDSRVLDSRPSDEGSVIRRRRECPACKRRFTTYERAQVEPLLVIKRSGRKETFDPNKLLRGLSLAAQKRPIDPEVLQEFAFGFEDTVKEMEITSEEIGLRSLAFLKELDPVAYIRFASVYREFDSLENFIEEVRKLDRKPGKGKKAQKMEEEDELNLADEAKLGTV; from the coding sequence ATGAACTGCCCATTTTGTGGAAACCCCGATAGCCGCGTGCTGGATTCCCGTCCTTCCGACGAGGGTTCGGTCATTCGCCGCCGCCGGGAGTGCCCCGCCTGCAAACGCCGCTTTACCACCTACGAGCGGGCCCAGGTGGAGCCTTTGCTGGTTATTAAGCGCTCGGGACGCAAGGAGACCTTCGATCCCAATAAACTGCTGCGGGGGCTGAGCCTGGCCGCCCAGAAGCGCCCCATTGACCCCGAGGTCTTGCAGGAGTTTGCCTTTGGCTTCGAGGACACGGTCAAGGAAATGGAGATTACCTCCGAGGAAATCGGGCTGCGCTCCCTGGCTTTTTTGAAAGAGTTAGACCCGGTGGCCTACATACGCTTCGCCTCGGTCTACCGCGAGTTTGATAGCCTGGAAAACTTTATCGAGGAAGTGCGCAAGCTGGACCGTAAGCCCGGCAAGGGTAAGAAAGCGCAAAAGATGGAAGAAGAAGACGAACTCAATCTGGCCGACGAGGCCAAGCTGGGAACGGTTTGA
- a CDS encoding SDR family NAD(P)-dependent oxidoreductase: protein MVEFSRDLLGLEQRIVMVTGAGRGFGRSVARSYARNGATVITVDPDVEMATAIASEVEQLGATAIPIRGDMSLVLDVMNTFEKIEELFGMLDGIVHVTSAESKTPFVELLEGEWYDLLNADVKSSLYVLQQGLRYLSGGGFVTLVLPPLQREQPHVAAIRGAVAGLIEGATRIFPTNVRVNGVIPSRDPVGEEHDRSLVRVAVALGSMVSEGVRGQLLEVLLPEPPHQPEIYDLLRELP, encoded by the coding sequence ATGGTCGAATTTTCACGAGATTTGTTGGGTCTGGAGCAGCGCATCGTAATGGTGACGGGGGCCGGGCGGGGGTTTGGGCGTTCGGTGGCCCGCTCCTATGCCCGCAATGGGGCCACGGTCATCACCGTAGACCCCGATGTGGAAATGGCCACCGCGATTGCCTCCGAGGTCGAGCAGTTGGGGGCTACGGCCATTCCCATCCGGGGGGATATGTCGCTGGTGCTCGATGTGATGAACACCTTCGAGAAAATCGAAGAGCTGTTTGGGATGCTCGACGGGATTGTGCACGTCACCAGCGCCGAGAGCAAAACCCCGTTTGTGGAGCTCCTGGAGGGGGAGTGGTACGATCTGCTCAACGCCGACGTGAAATCCAGCCTGTACGTATTGCAGCAGGGCCTTCGCTACCTGAGCGGCGGGGGCTTCGTAACCCTGGTACTGCCCCCCTTGCAACGGGAGCAGCCCCATGTGGCAGCGATTCGCGGGGCGGTGGCCGGTTTGATTGAAGGGGCCACCCGCATTTTCCCCACCAACGTGCGGGTCAATGGCGTCATCCCCAGCCGCGATCCTGTAGGCGAGGAGCACGACCGATCCCTGGTGCGGGTGGCGGTGGCCCTGGGCTCGATGGTCTCGGAGGGGGTAAGGGGGCAGCTTTTGGAGGTTTTGCTCCCCGAACCGCCGCACCAGCCGGAAATCTATGACCTGCTGAGGGAACTACCGTGA